AATGAAATATTGATACAAAAACGGTTGTTCATATACTCCTACACTTCCACATCATCGCTACAACTTGGGAGTTCCTTCTCACTCGCATATGAAACCAATCAACTATCAACAACCCCATGACTTCTCTaaacaaatgctcaacctcaaCCATTACCTCATTTTGACATGGATATTCTCACAATATCTCATAATTTCGGCGCCAATTTTTAAAAGACCAACGACAAGGAATTTGAAGCTAAATTGTTGATAATGTGTTCCTCTTAAAAATCTCTACATTTGTACTGAAAAATTCATACATTTCGAGATGTTAAATTCCACCATCTATTGATTTTAATTTTAACCGTTAATTCTCAACGATGAATTTTCAAGGTAGTAGCTGGCGGTGTTATGTTTCTCAGAATgtgctattttttttgtttttttggaatgTAGTCATTTGTAAGAGAACAAATCAACTTCAAACTCATTGTAAGAGAAATAAATGAAACTCATTATGGTTTGCattctacaaaaaaaatattattcctTAAATTATGAGAGAATAACCATGTCAACAGATGTATATCTTTTTCGGGAAAAATAAGATAATTGAAATCAAATATTGTACCAatagttagatttttttttatccttgtatttgatagctactaaaagaagaggaaaaaagagtgaaaaataaataaaaatattaccagtTCTTTGGAGCTTTATAACGtggctagtttggggcctagTACCATTATTTGAGGCCTACAGATTTCCACATCCACCCAATGTAGAAGGATATGGGATGTCTAAATTTGCTGAAATTACCAATTTACCCTCTAAAAATATTAATACTACCAATTTACCCTCATTAACTCttaataataaaacttaaaaacaaaatcagattttcattTCCAACCCTTCATAAAccgattcttctcttcttcctcaccctcttttttcatttttttgaaaccaaaacgtCGTCGATTTTCGACAatccaaaaacgattaatcgttttcttcttctataaAATGACGAATTAAACAAGAGTGAAGCATCCTACTAACATGAAATTTCATAGTGAGAATAATCCCGGAATTGTTGAAGCGATTAGAAACAAAACGAAGAAAAAGGTTGAGGAAGACGAACCATCTTTGATCCCACAAGAGgaggaaatgggtcgaatcaggtacttttctattaacccaatcctctaaactaggttttagtaacatgcaatcgctcaaaaaactaaaattttgaaatcaaaattttcctGGTTTATCAGAATCAGACGATGTTAATGTACTTGTGACCGGATTGTGTTTAGAAAACGGTTGACGTTCATGTACACATACCCCGATGTTCTGAATATGTTGTCTGGTTCGAAAAATTTGGACCAGAATCGGGCAATGTTAATGTCCACATAACCCGATTCAGTAACTGGAGAGATAATCGTTTTTCTGTAAAAAAAAATTCgttagaatcagattacatatgtGTCCATAAAAACTGATTGTGTATCCTTTGAATTGTTATTTTCTTAGCCcttaatcggattacatgagtaCTTATAAAAACCTATTAATGATGTGTAATGCTAGAATCGTATTTTACatgtgtgtcgagtaaaccgattctggtaagcccaatttttctgtatctttttttttttgttagaatcggattacatgagcatttAAATAAACCGATTGTTTATGTGTTATGTTTGGAATCGGGCTGTATATGTGTATCGAGTAAACCAATTGTATACCTTGAATTCTAAATTATGCATTCAATTCCATTGTTGTTTGTCGCTTATCTCCGTATTCTACAGGCCAAACAAGGGAAATCAATAAAAccaagccgaaaagaaatataagaggaaAAATGACTTTGATTCTCCTCAGAGTTTGAGACCTCGTCGAGAGAGCCGTCAAATTTTAAATGCTTCCCACCAAAGGGGATCGGGGAGTAAAGCTAAAGGGATCcgcatcaatgacccaccacctcaagcggagcaaccaagacaagaagaatctgattctgatacacctactgaagaaggaggtggtgatagagaagttgatgaagaagaaagtggtgagGAGGATGTTAATGAAGAAAAAAGTGGTGGCAAtgaaggtgatggagaagaaagtgagg
This portion of the Papaver somniferum cultivar HN1 chromosome 11, ASM357369v1, whole genome shotgun sequence genome encodes:
- the LOC113324611 gene encoding neurofilament medium polypeptide-like, producing the protein MKFHSENNPGIVEAIRNKTKKKVEEDEPSLIPQEEEMGRIRIGLHEHLNKPIVYVLCLESGFDEEESGEEDVNEEKSGGNEGDGEESEDEGYGEESENEGDREESENELMKRYEKCKNKSKEEKFNNKSKEETLKNKDHKDVFHRMKPGTSVSMMKNWPLEGLESTVGEV